The genomic interval TAGGGAAAATGGGTATAAATTACATCAACTTCTATATTGGATTAAAAAGAATAATCAAAATGAAAAACAAGCACAAGAAATTAATTGGGTACCCATTCCTATTAATCATGAAATGGTTGAAATGAATGAAGAAAAATGTATTACGATTAAAATAGGAAAATGCAATATAAAGGTTGAACCAGGGTTCAATGGGAATCATTTAAAAGATGTGGTAAAGGTGTTATCAGAATTATGATTAAACTCAAGGATGTAAAAACAGTTTATTTCGCGACAGGATATACTGATTTAAGAAAATCAATTGATGGACTATCTCTTATTGTAAAAAAACAGTTTGATTTAGATCCATTTTCAAATAACTTATTTGTTTTCTGTAATAAAAGTAGACAAATTTTAAAAATTTTACATTGGGATTATAATGGTTTTTGGATATATAAAAAACGATTAGAAAGTGGTAAATTTAATTGGCCTAAAAGTGAACAGGAGATTACAAGTTCGTCTTTAAAAGAATTTTATTGGTTTTTAGATGGTTATGAAATACGTAATGGAAAGGCCTTTAAAGAGGTAAAACAAAGG from Mycoplasmatota bacterium carries:
- a CDS encoding IS66 family insertion sequence element accessory protein TnpB, with product MNYNKLRSEWKERIEEYQKSGLSKSKWCRENGYKLHQLLYWIKKNNQNEKQAQEINWVPIPINHEMVEMNEEKCITIKIGKCNIKVEPGFNGNHLKDVVKVLSEL
- the tnpB gene encoding IS66 family insertion sequence element accessory protein TnpB — its product is MIKLKDVKTVYFATGYTDLRKSIDGLSLIVKKQFDLDPFSNNLFVFCNKSRQILKILHWDYNGFWIYKKRLESGKFNWPKSEQEITSSSLKEFYWFLDGYEIRNGKAFKEVKQRGIV